The window GCTCGGGCGAGGAGTCCTGGGCGCCGGCCAGCGACGACCCGGTCAGGCCGGCGAGACCGCCCGTCCCGAGCGCGAACCCGCCCTTGATGATGGTTCTACGCCGCATGGTCACACCTCCCCGAACAGGTCGACGAGGTCGGCGTAGTCGACCTCGCCGTTGCCGTTGTAGTCGTAGTACTCGGCGTTGTCGGTCATCGCGTCGCTCTCCATGTTGTCGAAGTAGGTCACCACGTCGTCGTAGTCGACCTCGCCGTTGCCGTTGATGTCCTCGTACTCGCCGTCGCCGTCCGGGTCGGTCGGGCGCTCGTCGTTCCCGCCGACCGCCGGCGGACCGTCGCCCCCGTCGTCGTCACCGCCGGCGAAGCGGACCTCGACCAGGTCGATCCGGCCGCTGGCCTCGGGCCCGAAGGTGAGCCAGACGTCGTCGACGGCCGTCCGGTCGACGCCGGCCGCCTCGAGGTCGACGGCGACCGTCGAGACCGAGGTGCCGATCTCGTCGTCGGTCAGTTCGGGCAGGGCGTCCTCGACCCCGCCGACCTCGAGGCGGACGTCGTCCTCCTCGCCGCCGTCGGCGCCGCGAACCACCAGTTCCAGGCGGTCGTAGGCCGAGACGTCGCGGCCGACGTTGGTGCCGTACCAGCCGCCGCCGTCGTAGGCCAGCCGCAAGGCGGGGCCGTAGGACAGCCCCTGGCCGATGTCGACGACCGAGGCCTCCTCCGCCAGCTCGCCGGCGTCCGTCCACTCCCCGAGGTCGTTCTCCCCGGGCCACCCCGGGTCGCCGTCGAAGTCGTCGACGATCAGCGCCGACTCGTCGGACTGTCCGCTCGCTGTACTCGCGAGAATCGCCGTCCCGGCGACCCCCGTCGATACCCCCTTGATGAATGTGCGACGTCGTATCACAGTCTCCCCCTCGACCGTTCATATTTGGGGAACAGAAATAAATTTTGCCATTAGTTTCGGTGATAGAACGACGTCCAGCGAGGCGGGATCGCTCGCGGTGAACGGGGAATCCGAGTCGGAAAAACAGCGACGACCGCCCGTCTCAGTTGGGCTGCGTCCGGCCCGTCGGTTCGCCCATCCGCGGCCGGGCGCCGGGTAACTCCGCGACGCACTGTCTGCAGAAGCGGTACCCCGACTCGTTGGACGTCCCGCACTCGGGGCAGCGACAGACGCCCGGACCGTCGTCGCCGGCCTCGGTGCGGGCCTCGGCGTCGGCCACTTCAGCGCGGCCCTCGGCGTCGCCCTCCGTCTCGCCGACCGCCGCCGTATCGCGACGAGCCCGGTAGGCGTACAGCAGGGTCAGCAGGTGCGCACCGAGGAGCGCCGCGATGGCGGTGAACACCCACTCGTTCCCCGGCATGGACGATACTACGGATAGTCGACACTTCAGGGTTGCGTCCCGGGCCTTTAGGCGGATGACGGGCCAGGCCCGCCATGGCTCACCGCGCCCTCGTCGCCTATCGCCGACCGCCGGACGCCTACGCGCTGCACTACGCCCACTGGGGGAGGGGACTGGCCGACGCGATCGGACCCGACGCGCCCTTCGGCGGCGTTCGCGAGGTTGCGGAATCGGACAGCGCCGTCGCCGAGCGCCTCGGCGTCGACCCGTCCGGAGGCTACGCGGGTCCTCCAACGCGGGTCGACTCCCGGCCGCTGGTCCGCCGGGCGACGCCCGAGGCGGTCCTCGCGGCGGTCGACCGGAGCGCGGAGACGCTCGTCGTCGTCGACCACGACTGGCAGACGCAGACGTACCTCGTCTGCCCGGTCGGCTTCGGGCCGGCGGACGACCCGGCCGATCCTGATTTCGTCTTCGCCCGACCCGACGGCGTCCGGCCGAGCCACGCGAGGCCGGGCTCGGGAGACGACCAGCGGGAGTCTGCTGGTGTCCTCGGGAGCGAAGCGAGCGAGGGCTTGGGAGACGACCGTCGGGAGTCTGCCAGTGATCCGACGGCGCTCCGCGAGTGGGTCGTCGAGACGCGGTCGGCGCTGGACGCGGCGGTCGCCCGCGACACCCTCTCGCCGGACGCGGCGCGGGCGGCGTTCCGGCGCGCGCTGGCCGCGCGTGCGACGGTGTATCCGAGCGACGACGCGTCATTTTTACGCGCCGACTGACTACACAATCGCGTGACGACCGTCGAGCGCGACCCGCAGTCGCTGTCGGACCCGACCGCCGCCGAGGCCCGGTCACTGATCGAGCGCGGCATGGACGCGGAGGCCCTGGTGACCGTCTTCGGTCGCTGTACCGTCGAGTACGAGGGCCGAGCGGCCAGCACGCTCGGGCCGGGCGACCGCCACGTGATGCTCAAGCCCGACGGGGCCGCCCTGGTCCACACCGACGAGGGCCAGCAGCCGGTCAACTGGCAGCCGCCGGGCTGTGACCACGCCGTCGACGTCGCGGACGGCGACCTGGTGGTCGAGAGCGACCGCGAGTCGCCCGACGAGCACCTCCACGTGACCTTCGAGCGGGTGGCCCACGTCGCGGCCTTCGACGTGGTCGACCCCGAGGACCTCGCGCTGACCGGGACCGAGGAGGACCTCCGTCAGCGGATCCTCGACGAGCCGGCGCTGGTCGAACCCGGCTTCGTCCCGCTGTCGACCGAGCGGACGACCCCGGCCGGCGCGGTCGACATCTACGGCGAGGACGGCGACGGCCGGACGGTCGTCGTCGAACTGAAGCGCCGCCGGGTCGGCCCCGACGCGGTCGGTCAGCTCGGCCGGTACGTCGACGCCCTCGAGCGGGACCTCCACGACGACGCCGAGGTGCGCGGGATCCTGGTGGCGCCCTCGGTCACCGACCGGGCGCGGGACCTGCTCGCGGAGCGCGGGCTGGAGTTCGTCTCGCTTGAGCCCTAGTCCTCCACGTCGGCGTCCTCGTGGACGCTGACGGTCCCCGACGCGGTCACGACGACCCAGAACTCCCGGTACTTGAACGCGACGACCCCCTCTCCGCGGTCGTCGAACAGCCGCTCCAGCGCCTCGAGGTCGACGGCCTCGTACAGCGGCGGGAAACCGTCGACCGGGACGCCCCGGACCGAGGCGACCGACCGAGCGACGACCGTCGCGATCGATTCCTCGTCGCCGACTGCGGTCCGGACCAGCGGCGTCTCTTCCCAGGGCCGATCGTGAACCTGTTCCATGGACCTAGTCGCTGGGTCGTCGCCACCAAAGGCGATTGGGCTAGACGTCTAGCCCACACCGACGGGAAGATACATGGTCTCCGAATAGTATTGGTGATCTTATGGGAGTGGACGCCAGTCGGGCCCACACGCCCGCCACGAGAGTCGAGTTCTCCTTCGCCGCGTCCCGCGACGACCTGCCGTTCGTCGAGCTCGCCGTGGCCGAGTCCTGTTCGGTCCGCCTCGAGGAACTCGTCCCGCGCGGAGACGACCGCTACGCGGAGTTCTTCAGCGTCCGCGGCGCCGATCCCGACCGGGTGCTCGCTCGGATCGAACCGGTCGACGGTCTGGACGCGGAACTGATCGCGGGGAGCGCCGACGGCGGGCTGTTCGAGTTCCTCCTGACCGGCCGCGACTGCCCGGTGGTGACCCTCGCCGAAGCGGGCGCGCTCCCGCGGGGCGCCCGGAGCGTCGACGGCGGCGCCCGCATCGTGGCCGAGGTGCCCGGCTCCGGGGACGTCGGGGCCGTCGTCGACGCGTTCGCGGACGACTATCCGTCGGCCGAACTGGTGACCAAGTGCGAGGGGACGGAGCCGACGACGATCTTCGGCGAGTGGGACCTGCTGGCCGCGCTGGACCGGCGGCTCACCGATCGCCAGCGGGAGACCATCGCGGCCGCGTACGAGGCCGGCTACTACGAGTGGCCCCGCGAGGCCACCGCCGAGGAGGTGGCCGCCGACCTCGGCGTCGCGGGCGCCACCTTCCACAAGCACCTCCGGGCCGCCGAGCGAAAGCTCGTCGCCACGCTGGCCGAGTACGCCGGCGACTAGCCGTCCGGTCGCTCTCTCAGTCCTCCGTCCGGTCTTTCAGCTCGGCGAGCGCGTTCATCGCCTCCAGCGGCGTCATCGTCGCCACGTCCAGTTCACGGAGCCGCTCGCGGACGGGGTCGTCGGCCGTCACCGCTCCGTCGTCGCGTCCGCCCTCCTCGCCGGCCGCGGCGTCCGTCCACTGTTCCAGTGAGGTGGCAGCATCGCCGTCGGCGCCGTTCGTCGCCGCGCCGGTCCCGTCTGATCCGTCGACTCCGGCGGGGGCGTGCCCGTTCGCTCCGACGCCGACGTCCTCGTGCGTCCCCGCGTCGGCGCCCCCGCCGTCCAGCAGGTCCCGGGAGCGCTCGACGACGGCGTCGGGGACGCCGGCCATGCTGGCCACCTCGACGCCGTAGGAGGCCGCTGCCGCTCCCTCGGCGACGGAGTGCTCGAAGACCACGTCGCCGTCGACCCGGCGGGTCTCGAAGTGGAGGTTGACGGCCCCCGGCAGGTCCGCCGCCGTCTCCGTGAGGTCGTGGTGGTGGGTCGCGAACAGGGTGTACGCCCCCACCTCGTCGTGGACGTACTCGGTGACGGCGCGGGCGATGGCGAGCCCGTCCGCCGTGGAGGTGCCGCGGCCCACCTCGTCGAGCAGGATCAGCGAGTCCCCGGTGGCGCCGTGGAGGATGTCCGAGAGCTCGTCCATCTCGATCATGAACGTCGAGCGACCGCCGGCGATGTCGTCGCTGGCGCCGACGCGGGTAAACACCCGGTCGACGACCGGCAGCGCCGCCGACCGCGCCGGGACGAAGCTGCCGGCCTGGGCGAGCACGCACAAGAGCGCCACCTGGCGCATGTAGGTGGACTTCCCGCTCATGTTGGGGCCCGTGATCACCGCGAGGAAGCGCTCGCGGTCCATCTCGGTTCCGTTGGGGACGAACGACGCCTCGGTCCGCTCGACGACGGGGTGGCGCCCGGCTTCCACGTCGAACCCGTCGGCGCCGACCGTCGGCCGGCAGTAGTCGTGGTTGGCCGCCACCTCGGCGAAGGCCACCAGCGCGTCCAGCGTCGCCAGCCGGTCGGCCAGCGCCTGCACGCGCTCGGACTCGGCGGCGACGGCGTCGCGGACCTCGCGGAACAGCTCGTACTCCAGGTCGTCGGCGGCCGACTCCGCGCGGAGGATCTCCTCCTCGCGCTCCTTCAGTTCGGGCGTGTAGAAGCGCTCGGAGTTCTTCAGGGTCTGGCGGCGCTGGTAGTCGTCGGGTACTCGGTCGAGGTTCGGGTCGGTCACCTCGATGTAGTAGCCGTGGACGGAGTTGTGGCCGACCTTCAGCGAGTCGACGCCCGTCCGCTCGCGCTCCTGGGCTTCGAGGTCCTCGATCCAGGACTTGCCCGACCGCTCGGTCTCGCGGAGGTCGTCGAGCGTCTCGTCGTAGCCCCGCCTGATCACGTCGCCCTCGGTCACCTCCGGGGGCGGGTCCTCCCGGATCGCGGCCTCGATCTCCTCGCGCACTTCGGTCAGGGGATCGATCGTCTCGTGGAGGTCGGCCAGCAG of the Halomicrobium salinisoli genome contains:
- the nucS gene encoding endonuclease NucS, giving the protein MTTVERDPQSLSDPTAAEARSLIERGMDAEALVTVFGRCTVEYEGRAASTLGPGDRHVMLKPDGAALVHTDEGQQPVNWQPPGCDHAVDVADGDLVVESDRESPDEHLHVTFERVAHVAAFDVVDPEDLALTGTEEDLRQRILDEPALVEPGFVPLSTERTTPAGAVDIYGEDGDGRTVVVELKRRRVGPDAVGQLGRYVDALERDLHDDAEVRGILVAPSVTDRARDLLAERGLEFVSLEP
- a CDS encoding DUF6735 family protein — protein: MAHRALVAYRRPPDAYALHYAHWGRGLADAIGPDAPFGGVREVAESDSAVAERLGVDPSGGYAGPPTRVDSRPLVRRATPEAVLAAVDRSAETLVVVDHDWQTQTYLVCPVGFGPADDPADPDFVFARPDGVRPSHARPGSGDDQRESAGVLGSEASEGLGDDRRESASDPTALREWVVETRSALDAAVARDTLSPDAARAAFRRALAARATVYPSDDASFLRAD
- a CDS encoding HalOD1 output domain-containing protein, coding for MEQVHDRPWEETPLVRTAVGDEESIATVVARSVASVRGVPVDGFPPLYEAVDLEALERLFDDRGEGVVAFKYREFWVVVTASGTVSVHEDADVED
- the mutS gene encoding DNA mismatch repair protein MutS, with amino-acid sequence MDAALGPPEKMAEQAEDLTPMMSQYYELCRRYDDSLVLFQVGDFYEAFCEAAERVARLCEITLTKREDSTGEYAMAGVPIDNAESYVETLLDAGYRVAVADQVEDPDEVSGVVERAVTRVITPGTLTEDELLKSPDNNYAAALATDGRRYGLALLDVSTGDFYATSAADVDTIADEADRFAPAEAIVGPNVDDAGVFGPECQVSPYDEAVFDREAAGERVRAYFGDPETLLADDVEVRACGALLEYAEYTRGGGAGTSDEIAEGEDSRLEYLNHLTRYDPREYMLLDAVALDSLEVFERRSVRGHEGRTLVDTVDETACALGRRQLSDWLRRPLVDEERIQRRHGAVGELVRDVRTRERLHGLLADVYDVERLISRVARGRANARDLRSLAASLSVVPDVREALSGADSDLLADLHETIDPLTEVREEIEAAIREDPPPEVTEGDVIRRGYDETLDDLRETERSGKSWIEDLEAQERERTGVDSLKVGHNSVHGYYIEVTDPNLDRVPDDYQRRQTLKNSERFYTPELKEREEEILRAESAADDLEYELFREVRDAVAAESERVQALADRLATLDALVAFAEVAANHDYCRPTVGADGFDVEAGRHPVVERTEASFVPNGTEMDRERFLAVITGPNMSGKSTYMRQVALLCVLAQAGSFVPARSAALPVVDRVFTRVGASDDIAGGRSTFMIEMDELSDILHGATGDSLILLDEVGRGTSTADGLAIARAVTEYVHDEVGAYTLFATHHHDLTETAADLPGAVNLHFETRRVDGDVVFEHSVAEGAAAASYGVEVASMAGVPDAVVERSRDLLDGGGADAGTHEDVGVGANGHAPAGVDGSDGTGAATNGADGDAATSLEQWTDAAAGEEGGRDDGAVTADDPVRERLRELDVATMTPLEAMNALAELKDRTED
- a CDS encoding bacterio-opsin activator domain-containing protein — its product is MGVDASRAHTPATRVEFSFAASRDDLPFVELAVAESCSVRLEELVPRGDDRYAEFFSVRGADPDRVLARIEPVDGLDAELIAGSADGGLFEFLLTGRDCPVVTLAEAGALPRGARSVDGGARIVAEVPGSGDVGAVVDAFADDYPSAELVTKCEGTEPTTIFGEWDLLAALDRRLTDRQRETIAAAYEAGYYEWPREATAEEVAADLGVAGATFHKHLRAAERKLVATLAEYAGD
- a CDS encoding DUF7577 domain-containing protein, producing the protein MPGNEWVFTAIAALLGAHLLTLLYAYRARRDTAAVGETEGDAEGRAEVADAEARTEAGDDGPGVCRCPECGTSNESGYRFCRQCVAELPGARPRMGEPTGRTQPN